TTGAATGCTTAATTTtctcaagacatttttaaaagcatactTAAGCCTGCATAACTTTGTTGTGGTGTTTCATAAGGTCTTGGCTGAGATGTGTCAAAATGGATATAAGGAtgctttcctttttttaaaacaaaatggtgAGCAGTCTTCTTGAAGATGACATTTGGGGTAGTTGTGTGGCTGTTAGTATCTAATATGGTTTTGTTTACCAGAACTCCTGAAACCCTCATCGCCACTGTCAGAGTTGACCCTGATTGATGAATGGGAGAATATTCCAACATCTAAGAAATGTATTAGTGAAAACAACCTAAGTGTGACTGGGAATTCTAAAAATATCCTTCCAGATTCCATCAAAAAAGGTAAGACAACAAATAATGCATCTAAAACCATGAACCAGTAAATCTTgattattatatgaaaaaaaaaatctatttttcacCCTCTCCAGTGTTTTATACGGCTAGCTTGAGGGAAAATGAAGAGAGAGTGAATCTAGTTTCCTGTCTAATGTGGTTCATTTTGCCGGTGGAGGTGACTAACATAATGCTTTTAAGGTATATATGtcaaaaatttgtaaaattgaAATATCATAGTCTTACAATTTCATGCTAAGACCCTGAATGCTTTTTAGGCTTTTTGAGTGCACTCCAGAGATGTGGTCGTTTCTGCTGTGGATGTGGCAGATGACATTGAGAATAATTGGACAAACATTGAAGAAAGCTTTCTCAATAAGGTTTGAAAGATATTACATATCTAAATAATCCAAATATTAAGTGTGATGGACCTAAATAAGAATTTCTGCCTTCAGTTACTTGTGTATGCAGAAATATCCAAGTCTTCACCCACTCCATTCAACTTCCAACCCAACTCACTGACCAGCAACACCTCttgtttctcctcttcttatatacattgtgtaattattttgaatttgaaaaaaaaaaaaggtttagatttttatgtaaCTGCACCactttaacataaataaaaattctgtcattaattactcaccctcatgtcgttccaaacctgcaagacctttcatcttcggaacacaagttaagatatttttgatgaaatctgagagaaaaGAAAGTCGTTGTTCAACaatgtaatgttataaaatcaTTATTCAACAAGAGAATGATTTTTGTACGcaaagcagggttgccaggttttcacaacaaaacccacccaattgctactgaAAACTAGCTCTTTGAGTGGGGTCCCCTGGTAAAAATGTCAATCCAAggtgtaaaatacacgtttttttttggcaaagttACCCTGGAACTTtaattccaggggctaaatatcacgttattggggtcgcttgaACCTGTGGACATGAAAAAAACACCCCACAgcaacactgttaaaatagtccaattCTACATGAAAACTGCAGCCTTGGCAACATTGGagcaacaaaaataacaactttattcaaattTTTCTTTGCCGTGTCACTGAATGTCGACCGGCAGTGGCATgagttgttgaataaagtcgttattcaacaactgtaattttatgaagctacgagaatgttttttttatgcacaaagcagtgttgccaggttttcataacaaaacccgcccaattgctactcaaaactagctcaATGGCGCTTCGAGTGGGGTCCCCCGGTAAAAAATTACAttccggggggtaaaatacacgttttttggtGGGGGTGCCCTGGTAAAATTTGTATTACAgtggctaaatatcacatttttgggggtcgcttcaactcgcggacatgaaaaacaccCTACGTCAAAAgcgttaaagtagcccaattccatgggaaaactgcagacttggcaacactaaaacaaaaagaaaatacatgCTTTTTTGGCAGTGTTCcttggtaaaatttgcattccaggggctaaatatcacattattggggtcgcttcaacccgcagacatgaaaaacaccTTGCGGCAACAGTTCAATTCCGctggaaaaccgcagacttggcaacactggagcaaagaaaacaaaaataacaactttattcaaattCTTTACTTCTGCTCAGCAGATGGCAGCCATCGGTGACGTGAAAAAGttattgaataaagtcgttattcaACAGCtgcaattttatgaagctacgagaatgtttttttttttttgcacaaagcagggttgccaggttttcataacaaaacacgcccaattgctactcaaaaccaGCTCAATGGCGCTTCGAGTGGGGTCCCCCAGTAAAAAATTACAttccggggggtaaaatacacgttttttggtGGGGTTGCCGTGGTAAAATTTGTATTACAgtggctaaatatcacatttttgggggtcgcttcaacctgcggacatgaaaaacaccCCACGGCAactactttatttaaatttctctTTTCCGTGTCAGCCAGCGATGATGTGGAAGATTCatttaataaagtcattatttaacaaccataattttattaagctttttttgcacatagcagggttgccaggttttcacaacaaatccCGCCaaattgcttctcaaaactagcccattTGCGCTTCGAGTGGGGTCCCCTGGCAAAATTTCCATTCCAGCAGCTAAATATCATGGTATTTTTGGTGGCTTCAACCTGCGGTATACAATTCAAGATTTTCTACCAGTTTGTACGTTCTTCTCACTAAGATATAGTATATGAAGAGTTAAGCCacctaaaagccatctcggtcaaaaatgagataatgatacggagtgaatgctcctgacacatattatacgtccatcaaatacttttactttaaacttgctaaattccagcctcagcccaatcagaagtaccagtacttacatagaaacttatacaaagtagccagaaagaaatgctaattttaaagaaatgctaattttaaagaaatatgtcagatggattgaggcttttgcatctgaactcttcatataataCTGAATActaatatagaaataaatgtacaaGCAGAAATTagcataattgtattttaatgaacaaaaaagatAATCATGTTTACAGAAAGAGTAAAAATAGCACCAAGTAAGAGCATGTGGAAAAATCGATAAATTATGGCATGTtcaggattagttcacttagATAAACAGTCATACTGTATTGTATTTTACAGTACTGAAGGAGGAGAGGtggttgtgtacatttttaaacagtgaTGCTGATGTTTCCTCATAAGGAACACATTTATAGACATTTCAAATGTACAGTCACCAGTAACTGTGACTTTGTCTCGCAGTGGCATCATAAAAATTCCCAAAACCATCATGGTAGAGTCCTTGTAACATGTAAAAAGACCTAATTTGTCACATTATGAGAgtaacaaaacattatttaaatgttattcttACAGATTCTGCAATATGAACTTTAAAATGTGCACTTTAAAAAGACATGGGTAGTTACACATAATATGTCCCATCTAAAATATCAAATGAAAAAATCGTGAACACTCCTTATGAACAAATCAAGTATCAGTCCCTGATATCACATAATGCAATAAACCAGTGCTCAGAACTTCGTACACTAAACTACTGAAAATAACGTCGATGACTCTAAACCATTAAAGTAAAAGATGAGTATACTCTCCAATTCCATAGAAATACTAACTCCTAAAACGCCTAATTGAAATTCATTGtaaaaactgttctttttttttaataaagaggCATTTGAGATATCAAAGGCCCCTGAGTTGAAGTTCAGAGGTACAGTTTCTTTAAAAGCACAGCAGCCGTTGGATTCTCCTTGTGCAAGTTGGGCCACCTTGTGTGATCGTTCCTCAAATCGTTCCTGAAATTATAACGTAACAGACTGTCACAGCAACGCACAGGAGAAAGAAATCAATGCCCCTGAAGACTCCTAGATTCGATTCGGAGAATATAAGAGGCACAGCATCTCTAGAAGAGCACAGGAACCGTCAGGCTTCGTCTGAAGTCCCTTACAACGCTCCTTCCTCATACACCCCAGGTTTGGGCTTGAGAAGAGTTGCCGATGTCTGGGATCTGATCGGCGAAAGACTGCGTCATCCACTGACCGTCCTGAACCTGTCCAACCGCGTTTGGATTCGTCGGTGCCTTCTCAGCTGAAGGTTTGAACACAAAATCGATATTAAACCTcctttgactttcattgtatgcacaagaacattctttaaaatgtcttttgtgttccacagatggTACCAACCTGTTTCCTCAGATGCGGAGAAGTTACAATATCCATTGCTTTGGCCTCCTTCGGGTGCCGGTTCTCCATAAGCTCCTCCGAACGCTGCCTCATAACCAGGATCGTAGTGCTCTTCCTTGATGGCCATCCTCTTAGCGTCCTCTGTAAGGCAGAAGGACGATAAAGTGGTCAAGTACAGTCCATAACTGTGTACATCAGGAGGGCAATCATAAACTGTGTGCTTGTACCTTTGGCCATGCCAAGATCGAATGTGTAGTTAACTTCTTCAATCTCCTTGGGCTTCGCAACACCCTTCAGCTCGTCTCGGAGCTCTCTCAGCTTGATGTAAAAATGCACTTTGTCCTGAGCACGAGGAAACTGAGCACAGCGGGCGCTGGAGGACGGCATCAGGTACAACGCctagaaaacagtaatatgcAGATCTGACagagttttgcttttttaatgcattgaaCTAAAATTGATTTCTTACCGTCTCCGAGTCAGGAATCTTGTGAGGCTGTAGGCCAAATTCAAGCGTTTTGGGTTTCTTCCCAAATATCTCCCTACAGAACATTTCATATATAcctaaaacaaatgtaattgttaAATGCACGCCTTCCTATCAATTTGCACTCTGTACTGGTGTTTGAATACCTACATTTTCCGTTAAAAACTGCTATGAGTGGCTTGAATTTCTTTATCTTTTCCACTAAGATTTTACCGCCTTCTCTAAGTTCTTTGCTGTGGAAGATACAAGCAAAACAAGTTAGAGAAACATCGCTGCTTCCAGTTATGAATGAAAGAAGAATGACTGTCTACCCCACCTAGAGAGATCTTTACTTCCTGGTGTCGCTCTCGCTACCATATTTGTGAAGCCGATGCCGTATTTCTCAGGCAAACTATCATCATCCatgtgatttagcagcttctCTGTGAATCCAGACAGGAATAGACACTTCCCTGAAAGATTGACAAGAACATTTATAGTTTAATAATTGAaacattcaagaaaaaaaaaaattatatatatatatatatatatatttatatatttatatatatttatattttttttaataaaaaattatattatatatatatatatatatatatatatttattattattttttttaaatatattattcaatATAATTATTCACGCTAttttatattagaatatttctgtatttacactacgtcaaaagttttgaacagtaagattttgcatgtttttaaagaattctcttctactatttgatccaaagtacagcaaaaacagtaaaatttttaaatattgttactataactgttttctacatgctgaatttttagcatcatcactccagtcattatccttcagaaatcattctaatattctgatttgctgctcaaaaacatttattattattattgttattattattattattgttgttgttgttgaaaacagccgagtagactttttttcaggtttttgatgaatagaaagttcagaagaatggcatttatctgaaatagaaatcttttattgattataaatgtctttatcatcacctatgatcaatttaaagcataatataataaattacatttttaaatttatatttaaataaaaacagttattttaaatattaaaaatatttcaagaatttgctgtactttggatcaaataaatgcaagcttggtgagcttctttaaaaaacaaaaaattttaccgttcaaaaacttttgactggtagtgtacattatcatcatattaatattaactctaattgcataaaatatttttgtatttgtgtaaacAAGCcccttttaaaatgttaatataataatttattttttaattaatttaataattattattataattatagtaataataataatagtattatattattaacaataataaagatataacataaaacatctctttatatttaaacataatagTGTCAACAACTGTTTTGAACAGTTCCTtataaaattatgaatataaGCAAACtgatatattattgtttatcatatttagattatttaattatttctattaaatcagaatattttatttatattattaatatatattaaccaTTAGaatgttaatacattaaaaacaacaatacattAGGGCTGTTAAATCGATTAATCAAGATTAATTTCTTTGATATAtactttgatatatatttattttcttaaatatataaacacatataaaTACGCACAGTACACATATAAATCatgtaaacaaacacttttattctggatgcaattaatcatgattaattgatttgGCA
The sequence above is drawn from the Labeo rohita strain BAU-BD-2019 chromosome 25, IGBB_LRoh.1.0, whole genome shotgun sequence genome and encodes:
- the tdg.1 gene encoding thymine DNA glycosylase, tandem duplicate 1 isoform X2, which translates into the protein MANGNAGFMMEGPREDGGMQQMPVHPEDVAQMDPAAVQKAPAKKRGRAANKEPKPKGEPRAKPGPKPKKAKEDKDAPPAEGQEKIDETFKKVKRKVDRFKGMSEEEVMKKTLPDILTPNLDYVIIGINPGLMAAYIGRWFPGPGNHFWKCLFLSGFTEKLLNHMDDDSLPEKYGIGFTNMVARATPGSKDLSSKELREGGKILVEKIKKFKPLIAVFNGKCIYEMFCREIFGKKPKTLEFGLQPHKIPDSETALYLMPSSSARCAQFPRAQDKVHFYIKLRELRDELKGVAKPKEIEEVNYTFDLGMAKEDAKRMAIKEEHYDPGYEAAFGGAYGEPAPEGGQSNGYCNFSASEETAEKAPTNPNAVGQVQDGQWMTQSFADQIPDIGNSSQAQTWGV
- the tdg.1 gene encoding thymine DNA glycosylase, tandem duplicate 1 isoform X1 — its product is MDERLYGSLPHAPSEYLQQWVQSAQQHLQALQAQYPHMANGNAGFMMEGPREDGGMQQMPVHPEDVAQMDPAAVQKAPAKKRGRAANKEPKPKGEPRAKPGPKPKKAKEDKDAPPAEGQEKIDETFKKVKRKVDRFKGMSEEEVMKKTLPDILTPNLDYVIIGINPGLMAAYIGRWFPGPGNHFWKCLFLSGFTEKLLNHMDDDSLPEKYGIGFTNMVARATPGSKDLSSKELREGGKILVEKIKKFKPLIAVFNGKCIYEMFCREIFGKKPKTLEFGLQPHKIPDSETALYLMPSSSARCAQFPRAQDKVHFYIKLRELRDELKGVAKPKEIEEVNYTFDLGMAKEDAKRMAIKEEHYDPGYEAAFGGAYGEPAPEGGQSNGYCNFSASEETAEKAPTNPNAVGQVQDGQWMTQSFADQIPDIGNSSQAQTWGV